GGTCGGACGTATCACCACACCGCGCCCACGGTCGCCATCGCTGGGCTGCACGCCGGCCTCGGCGCCCTCCTCGATGAAGGTCTCGAAGCCTCGTGGGCCCGCCATGGCTCGGCCGGGTCGGCGTTGCAGGACGGCTTGCAGAAGCTCGGCCTCGAGCTGTTCGCTGCCGAGGGTCACCGCCTGCCCGAGCTCACCACGGTGTGGCTGCCCGACGGCGCCGATGACAAGGCGCTGCGCGGCGCCCTGCTCGACGACTACGGCATCGAGGTGGGTGGCGGACTCGGCGAGTTCGCGGGCAAGGTCTGGCGCATCGGGCTGATGGGCCCCAACGCGCGGCACGCCAACGTCACGTTGCTGCTCGGCGCGCTGGCCGAGCTGCTGGGCCGGTAGGCGCGCGGTGGCCTGGCGCAGCTCCGGCGTCGACGCCCGGCGCGACCCCGACACCCGTCTCGACGGCCGCCGCGTGTCGCTGCGACCGCTGCAACTCGCCGATTTCCACCAGTGGCGTGAGGTCCGCCTCGCCAACGCCAGCTGGTTGTTGCCGTGGGAGCCGTCACGCCCGGCGAGCGCGCCCGATCCCGTCCGGGACCGCGACGCGTTCGCCATTCGTTGCAGCGCCCGGGCACGCGACTGGCAGCTCGGCACCGGCTACGGCTTCGGCATCTTCGTCGCCGAGCGGCTGGTGGGCGAGATCAACCTCAACTCGGTGCAGCGCGGCGCCTACCAGAACGCCTACATCGGCTACTGGGTCGACCACCGGGTGGCCGGCAACGGCTACGTGCCCGAGGCGCTCGTGGTGTTGGCCCGCTTCGCGTTCGAGCGGGTCGGGCTGCACCGGGTGCAAGTCTCGATCATCCCGCGCAACGCCCGCAGCCGGCGGGTGGCCGACAAGCTCGAGTTGCGCAACGAGGGCATCGCCGAGCGGTACCTCGAGATCAACGGCGTGTGGGAGGACCACATCCGCTACGCGCTCACCCGCGAGGACTGGGACGAGCGTCGCGCCGAGCTCGCCGCAGCCTGGCTCTGAGCATCTGCCGGTCGGGTGCCGCGCCGGCGGCGCGTCACACGTGGGGGAGGACTTCGGCCGCGATGAGGCGGAGG
This window of the Acidimicrobiales bacterium genome carries:
- a CDS encoding GNAT family protein, which codes for MAWRSSGVDARRDPDTRLDGRRVSLRPLQLADFHQWREVRLANASWLLPWEPSRPASAPDPVRDRDAFAIRCSARARDWQLGTGYGFGIFVAERLVGEINLNSVQRGAYQNAYIGYWVDHRVAGNGYVPEALVVLARFAFERVGLHRVQVSIIPRNARSRRVADKLELRNEGIAERYLEINGVWEDHIRYALTREDWDERRAELAAAWL